A region of the Cyanobacterium stanieri LEGE 03274 genome:
CCTTTTCCCTTTCTCGAGTATTGCCATAAACCCCCTCTAACAATCTGATGGCAGTCTCCGCCACCTCATTGATAAAATTGCCATCAATGCCAATCAAACGTCCGTGACGCACCACCCGACGAATAAGACGACGCAAAATATAACCACGCCCCATATTAGAAGCCGAAATACCGTCAGCGATCATCTGTACCACAGAGCGCACATGATCTCCAATTACCTTCAAAGATACCTTCGTATTCTCATCCGCTTTTTGATAATCAATATTTGCTAATTCAGCGGCGGTTTTGATGATAGGGAAAATTAAATCAGTTTCATAATTATTAGGCACCTGTTGCAGAATCTGCGCCATTCTTTCCAAACCCATACCCGTATCAATATTTTTCTTTTCGAGGGGAGTCAAATTACCGTCAGCATCTCGGTTATACTGCATAAACACCAAGTTATAAAACTCGATGAATCGACTATCATCTTCCAAATCGATGTTATCATCACCTAATTCGGGCTTAAAATCATAGTATAACTCCGAACAAGGACCACAAGGGCCAGTCGCTCCAGATTTCCAGAAATTATCTTCCTCTCCCATGCGGATAATTCTTTTTTCAGGCACACCTACTTCATCTCGCCAAATGGCAAAGGCTTCGTCATCTTCACGAAACACACTCACCACAATTCTTTCAGGGGGTAACTTGAATACTTCGGTAGATAATTCCCAACCCCATGCAATAGCCTGAGATTTGAAGTAATCCCCAAAACTGAAATTACCCAACATCTCAAAGAAAGTATGATGTCTGGCTGTGCGCCCCACATTTTCAATATCATTAGTGCGGATACATTTCTGGGAAGTCGTCGCCCTCGGTACTTCTGGGGTTTGTTGCCCTAGGAATATAGGCTTAAATGGTAGCATCCCGGCGATGGTTAAAAGCACCGTCGGATCTTCTGGTACTAAAGAAGCACTAGGTAATATTTTATGTTGTTTTTGCTCAAAGAAGTTTAAAAATTTTGCTCTAATTTCGTTTCCTGTTAAGGAAGGAGGGATATTAGTCATAGAAAGTTATCATAATATTGGTCTATCTCCTATTATTGCTGATTTTTGTTGCTATCATAAAAGCAAAAAGTTCGTAAATCAAGAAAATCTGATGATTAATGCCTAGAAAAATTCGAGAGTTAAAGAGTTTATTGAAGAAAGCTGGTTTCGTTTATCGTACAGCTAAAGGTAGTCATACTCGTTGGTATCATGAACTATTACCAGAAGATCCAATTACAATATCAGGAAATGATGGTGATGATGCTCAAAAATATTTAGAAAAACAAATTAACCAAAAATTAGCTAAATTAAAAAAAATAAAAGAGGGTAAATAATTATGAATAAATTTAATTATACAATTACTATTCAATGGAGTGATGAAGATAATTGTTTTGTCGTATTTCTTCCTGATTTTGAAAATGAAATGCAACCAATTACTCACGGCGAAACCTATGAAGAGGGCTTAAAGAATGGGCAGGAAGTTTTAGAATTAATTATAGAAGAATATCAAGAAGATGGTAAAACTTTACCTCAACCTAAAACCTTTGTTTTTGCTTGATTCCTATTAAAAAATCTCCAATTATAAACACATAATGAGTAACTTTCAAGATTCAAAAACAACCATCATTATAGCTAGTATATCAGTGATTGGAACAGTTGTTGCTACTTTAGGACATGCAATTATTTCTAATTAGCAACAAATTTTTCCACAAGAAAAAATATCTTCATCAGAACAATTATTAAAATCTACTGCCATGAAAAGGAATAACGACTTTTGTGGTAGCTTTTGAGATTGTGGAGAGAATAGCACAATTCACATTATCAATTACTAATGATTATGATGTAAATGTCGCTGAATACACTGATTGGCAGAAAAAAGAATGGCAGGATTTTTTTTTAAGTATTTCCCACCTTGTAATGAATTACAAGGCTACGGATTTTTCGTTCAATGAATTGAACTTTTATGTTTGGAAATAAATGGATTCAGCACCCATAAATCTATACAAGGAATGGTCAAGGGTTTTAACCTAAATTGAGGTTAATTAGGCTGGGATTTTATTTGAGAGGTTTTATTTGTCGTAAACATTTAAGTATTTCATATAATTTAAAACAAGGAAAACTTCGCCCTGCTTTAGTTGTTGCAAATAGTCCTCACGGTAAAACAGATGTATTATTAATGGACGTTTAGAAAGCATCTCGAAGGAAAGATTAAAGAAGGTTAGAAAAAATTTAATTAATCGGTTAGAAATAGAATGATAGTAAGGATTTACCTCAACATGAAACTTTCGTTTTTGCTTAAATTATTTAAGGATGTTTAAACTGATACATTTAATCTCATTAATGCTAGGTATTTTGGCTTTCTTCGGAAACATGATATTTGGTGTTTATATTATGGGTTTAAAATTATTTTCCTATCGATTCATACCATTTCTAATATCGATCGCACTGTTGTCGATTTGGATTACTATTAGTTTTTTAACATATTTTTTGGTGGGCATTGCAAGATTTTCAAATTCAGATAAAATCTGGGATATACTTACTCCTTCTCTGATAGTCTTCGTTTACTTACTAATAGGTTTGATCGTTTTTTGGAGTTTTCAATATATTCGATCTAATATTTAGTAACGAATCAGAAATTATTAATATCAAGAATTTGGTAATATTACAACGCTCAAAAAAATATACCATAATTCTCATTATCTATTATCAATTAACATTAAGATCGCACCTTTTAATCAAACCCTATTTAGTTTTTTATCTTCACCATTAATGCGACTAAAAATATAACTAACCATCGCCCCTGTAACAAACATAATAATAGAATATATGGCAGGAGGTATGGCAATTTGAGGATTATTTAATAGTGTAGCAGAAGTAGCGATCGCAATGGCTAAAGTTCCATTTTGCATACCAGCTTCAATAGAGATAGTAGAAGACTGTTTAAAATTCAATCCAGTGGTTTTAGCAATCAAAAAACTAACTAACAAAGTAATCACATTAAGAGTAATTGTAGGAA
Encoded here:
- a CDS encoding type II toxin-antitoxin system HicA family toxin — its product is MPRKIRELKSLLKKAGFVYRTAKGSHTRWYHELLPEDPITISGNDGDDAQKYLEKQINQKLAKLKKIKEGK
- a CDS encoding type II toxin-antitoxin system HicB family antitoxin, yielding MNKFNYTITIQWSDEDNCFVVFLPDFENEMQPITHGETYEEGLKNGQEVLELIIEEYQEDGKTLPQPKTFVFA